In Galactobacillus timonensis, the genomic window TACTATGAAAAGAGTTAAAAGGGGTAAACATATGCGCGCAGCGATTATTGAAGATATGAATGGTTACGGCATCGTGAACTATATTCAGGCAATCAGCCAGGAGGGACTCGATGTCGTACTGACCATGGACCCGGAAGAAGTAAGAAAATGCGACGCCGTCCTGATTCCGGGCGGCCTGGACGTCGATCCTTCGCTGTATCACGAAGAGATGAACGGCACTCAGAAGACGGATCCCGAGCGGGACAAGGCTGATTTTGCGGCCCTGAAGGTGGCTGTTGAAAAGAGGATGCCCGTCTTTGGGATCTGCCGCGGCATCCAGAGTATCAACGTCTATTTCGGCGGTTCTCTGATTCAGGATGTGCCGACGCAGGTACAGCATCCATTGATGCACCATGGACCGGAGGAGCCGGTGGAGATCGAGGCTGTTCACCCCATCCGGGTGGAGCGTGACAGTTTCCTGTACCGTGCCTATGGGCAGGATACGTTGACAGTAAATTCCTATCATCATCAGGCAGTAAAGACTATGGCCGACGACTTCCGCCTTGCGGCATCGACGTCGGATGGTGTTATTGAAGCGATGGAGCATAAGGAGCTTCCGATCATTGCGGTACAGTTCCATCCTGAAAAGGCTGCGTTTGCCAACCGCCACGAAGGATGTGTATCCGGCGACGAGCTGTTTCACTACTTTGCTCGAATGGTACAGGGGAAATGAAAGCGAAGAAGAAATATACGGAAGCGGATCTGTTCTTCTATATCCGCAAGGAGAAGAAACTTCTCGTCTACATTACGATTTCCGGCATCCTCTACAACGTCGGCATGGGAGCGGGACCCTGGTTTGAGGGACAG contains:
- a CDS encoding gamma-glutamyl-gamma-aminobutyrate hydrolase family protein — its product is MRAAIIEDMNGYGIVNYIQAISQEGLDVVLTMDPEEVRKCDAVLIPGGLDVDPSLYHEEMNGTQKTDPERDKADFAALKVAVEKRMPVFGICRGIQSINVYFGGSLIQDVPTQVQHPLMHHGPEEPVEIEAVHPIRVERDSFLYRAYGQDTLTVNSYHHQAVKTMADDFRLAASTSDGVIEAMEHKELPIIAVQFHPEKAAFANRHEGCVSGDELFHYFARMVQGK